From a single Glycine soja cultivar W05 chromosome 19, ASM419377v2, whole genome shotgun sequence genomic region:
- the LOC114398985 gene encoding uncharacterized protein LOC114398985 isoform X1 produces the protein MDSLFSLTPTLRPFNNCIPLSLTHFTPPTRVKVSALQPRRNHGGLGVALLSVTANAKLRISPFVATLAANPTFVSGLLAWLIAQSMKVFLNFFMERKWDLRLLFASGGMPSSHSALCTALSTSVAICHGVADSLFPVCLGFSLIVMYDAIGVRRHAGMQAQVLNLIVADLFQGHPISERKLKELLGHTPSQVFAGALLGFLVACFCCQAYMVGA, from the exons ATGgactctctcttctctctaacACCCACACTCCGACCATTCAATAATTGCATCcccctctctctcacacacttcACACCCCCAACAAGAGTAAAGGTGAGTGCTTTGCAGCCCCGTCGAAACCACGGAGGCTTGGGTGTGGCCCTGCTCAGCGTGACCGCAAACGCGAAGCTTCGGATAAGTCCCTTCGTTGCCACGCTGGCAGCCAACCCCACCTTCGTGTCGGGGCTGCTGGCGTGGCTGATAGCGCAGTCCATGAAGGTCTTTCTGAATTTCTTCATGGAGAGGAAATGGGATTTGAGGCTCTTGTTCGCGTCCGGGGGAATGCCCTCTTCCCACTCCGCCCTCTGCACCGCCCTCTCCACCTCCGTCGCCATCTGCCACGGCGTCGCCGATTCCCTCTTTCCGGTCTGCCTCGGCTTCAGCCTCATTGTCATGTATGATGCTATTGGCGTTAGAAGACACGCTGGCATGCAAGCTCAG GTGCTTAATTTGATTGTGGCTGACCTGTTTCAAGGGCATCCAATTAGTGAAAGGAAGCTGAAGGAACTTCTAGGTCACACTCCTTCTCAAGTCTTTGCTGGTGCTCTGCTTGGCTTTTTAGTAGCCTGTTTCTGTTGTCAAGCTTACATGGTGGGAGCTTAG
- the LOC114398985 gene encoding uncharacterized protein LOC114398985 isoform X2: MDSLFSLTPTLRPFNNCIPLSLTHFTPPTRVKVSALQPRRNHGGLGVALLSVTANAKLRISPFVATLAANPTFVSGLLAWLIAQSMKVFLNFFMERKWDLRLLFASGGMPSSHSALCTALSTSVAICHGVADSLFPVCLGFSLIVMYDAIGVRRHAGMQAQKIFDQKMWLDTGA, translated from the exons ATGgactctctcttctctctaacACCCACACTCCGACCATTCAATAATTGCATCcccctctctctcacacacttcACACCCCCAACAAGAGTAAAGGTGAGTGCTTTGCAGCCCCGTCGAAACCACGGAGGCTTGGGTGTGGCCCTGCTCAGCGTGACCGCAAACGCGAAGCTTCGGATAAGTCCCTTCGTTGCCACGCTGGCAGCCAACCCCACCTTCGTGTCGGGGCTGCTGGCGTGGCTGATAGCGCAGTCCATGAAGGTCTTTCTGAATTTCTTCATGGAGAGGAAATGGGATTTGAGGCTCTTGTTCGCGTCCGGGGGAATGCCCTCTTCCCACTCCGCCCTCTGCACCGCCCTCTCCACCTCCGTCGCCATCTGCCACGGCGTCGCCGATTCCCTCTTTCCGGTCTGCCTCGGCTTCAGCCTCATTGTCATGTATGATGCTATTGGCGTTAGAAGACACGCTGGCATGCAAGCTCAG AAAATCTTTGACCAGAAAATGTGGCTGGACACAGGTGCTTAA